From a single Sinomonas atrocyanea genomic region:
- a CDS encoding phosphatidylserine decarboxylase family protein, whose translation MAEQDHKQQGGWLPGQEDLEAWLQGHAERTAGSEAETQWHPAVQRFHRLVTSDPILRMYATQMIEQVPSAKPYQQRHLHSFEQMLSLVNAVLTMAPEFSDGSMVTTPMAGILDWTMGTPAGFAFYRDPRVNESLKDILNAWCAFLDSEESLYVLNDSDTGWKSDTAQRVVGMSQFAHDPDDPHWGFTSWNDFFTRRFADGQRPVDRPDDDRVIVSACESTPYKLSTGVQRRDEFWVKSQPYSLEDLLANDPAVDEFVGGTVHQAFLSATNYHRWHSPVAGTVVRAYVRPGTYFSEADSEGADAVEPTNSQGYLAHVASRAIILIEADNPTIGLVAVVPVGMIEVSSCVIGEQVVPGHHLEKGEELGYFQFGGSTQCLLFRPGAVESFALQAIPQTAAAPVHVRSHVATAAR comes from the coding sequence ATGGCGGAACAGGACCACAAGCAGCAAGGCGGATGGCTTCCGGGGCAGGAGGACCTCGAGGCATGGCTTCAGGGGCATGCCGAGCGCACGGCCGGCTCCGAGGCGGAGACCCAGTGGCATCCGGCCGTTCAGCGGTTCCACCGGCTCGTGACGTCGGACCCGATCCTGCGCATGTACGCGACGCAGATGATCGAGCAGGTGCCCTCCGCGAAGCCGTACCAGCAGCGGCACCTGCACAGCTTCGAGCAGATGCTGTCCCTGGTCAACGCCGTCCTGACCATGGCACCGGAGTTCAGCGACGGGTCGATGGTCACGACCCCGATGGCCGGCATCCTCGACTGGACCATGGGCACGCCCGCCGGCTTCGCATTCTACCGCGACCCGCGGGTGAATGAGAGCCTCAAGGACATCCTCAACGCCTGGTGCGCCTTCCTGGACAGCGAGGAGTCCTTGTACGTGCTCAACGACTCGGACACGGGCTGGAAGAGCGACACGGCCCAGCGGGTCGTGGGCATGAGCCAGTTCGCCCATGACCCCGACGACCCGCACTGGGGATTCACGTCCTGGAACGACTTCTTCACCCGCCGCTTCGCCGACGGGCAGCGGCCGGTGGACCGCCCCGACGACGACCGGGTGATCGTCAGCGCCTGCGAATCCACGCCGTACAAACTCAGCACCGGGGTGCAGCGCCGGGACGAGTTCTGGGTCAAGAGCCAGCCCTACTCGCTCGAGGACCTGCTCGCGAACGACCCGGCCGTCGACGAGTTCGTCGGCGGGACCGTCCACCAGGCGTTCCTCAGCGCCACGAACTACCACCGCTGGCACAGCCCGGTCGCGGGCACCGTGGTCCGCGCCTACGTCCGGCCCGGCACGTACTTCTCCGAGGCCGACTCCGAAGGCGCGGACGCGGTGGAACCGACCAACTCCCAGGGCTACCTCGCCCACGTCGCCAGCCGCGCCATCATCCTCATCGAGGCAGACAACCCAACGATCGGGCTCGTCGCCGTGGTGCCCGTCGGGATGATCGAGGTCTCCTCCTGCGTCATCGGCGAGCAGGTGGTCCCCGGACACCACCTCGAGAAGGGCGAGGAGCTCGGATACTTCCAGTTCGGCGGCTCCACCCAGTGCCTTCTCTTCCGGCCCGGCGCCGTGGAGTCCTTCGCCCTGCAGGCCATCCCGCAGACCGCCGCCGCACCCGTCCACGTCCGCTCCCACGTGGCCACTGCTGCCCGCTGA
- a CDS encoding flagellar hook assembly protein FlgD, which translates to MSTSPIGSVGSPIGTVGSTSLTSSAAVRAPKQTMDSTVFMDLLVTQLKNQDPSSPMDTNAMINQTTQLSMMEKLTQLATDSAQGLSMQQRAAAAALIGKAVTYLAADGTSAVGTPSSVSYTGSAPTVTIGGASVPLDAITGIATA; encoded by the coding sequence ATGAGCACCAGCCCCATCGGCTCCGTCGGAAGCCCCATCGGCACCGTCGGGAGCACGAGCCTCACCTCCTCGGCGGCCGTCCGGGCACCGAAGCAGACCATGGACTCGACCGTCTTCATGGACCTGCTCGTCACCCAGCTGAAGAACCAGGACCCGAGCTCGCCCATGGACACCAACGCGATGATCAACCAGACCACGCAGCTGTCCATGATGGAGAAGCTCACCCAGCTCGCCACGGACAGCGCCCAGGGCCTGAGCATGCAGCAGCGCGCCGCCGCGGCAGCCCTCATCGGCAAGGCCGTGACCTACCTCGCCGCGGACGGCACCTCCGCCGTCGGCACCCCCAGCAGCGTCTCCTACACCGGCTCCGCGCCCACGGTCACGATCGGCGGCGCCTCGGTCCCGCTCGATGCGATCACCGGCATCGCCACCGCCTGA
- a CDS encoding flagellar hook-length control protein FliK, translated as MSGSAIGESALAGSTPGLPLAVPALAGPALAGPAPAGPALAGRAAGDPAASSVVAAAGLPAAVPLPAAAGLPAAVPLPAARPDVVLPAAVVPPPAAPPQGFADQLSRPVATLAQAGPGEHLMTVKVTPENLGPVTVQARIGADGVRIELFAPTDAGRAAVHSVLADLRRDLAGTGLGASLDLSQRGAPQQPGGQGQGQPGNQPGSQPGGHGSGRGSGGTLRDPGGPPGLAASPTASSTTVPTAAGLDILV; from the coding sequence GTGTCGGGCTCGGCCATCGGGGAGTCCGCCTTGGCCGGTTCGACCCCCGGTCTGCCTCTGGCCGTTCCTGCTCTGGCCGGTCCTGCTCTGGCCGGTCCTGCTCCGGCCGGTCCAGCTCTGGCGGGTCGTGCCGCGGGCGACCCCGCGGCGTCGTCCGTCGTGGCCGCCGCCGGGCTCCCCGCAGCGGTGCCCCTCCCGGCCGCCGCCGGGCTCCCCGCAGCGGTGCCCCTCCCGGCGGCGAGGCCCGACGTGGTGCTGCCCGCCGCCGTCGTGCCTCCGCCGGCAGCGCCGCCGCAGGGGTTCGCGGACCAGCTCTCCAGACCCGTGGCAACGCTCGCGCAGGCCGGCCCGGGCGAGCACCTCATGACCGTGAAGGTGACCCCGGAGAACCTCGGCCCGGTCACCGTGCAGGCGCGCATCGGCGCCGACGGGGTGCGGATCGAGCTGTTCGCCCCGACCGACGCCGGCCGCGCCGCGGTCCACTCCGTGCTCGCCGACCTGCGCCGCGATCTCGCCGGCACCGGGCTCGGCGCAAGCCTCGACCTCTCCCAGCGCGGCGCCCCGCAGCAGCCGGGCGGGCAGGGACAGGGCCAGCCCGGCAACCAGCCAGGCAGCCAGCCAGGAGGCCACGGCTCCGGGCGGGGGAGCGGCGGCACCCTCCGAGACCCGGGCGGGCCGCCGGGCCTCGCGGCGTCGCCCACCGCATCGTCCACCACAGTGCCCACGGCCGCCGGCCTGGACATCCTCGTCTGA
- a CDS encoding flagellar hook protein FlgE, producing the protein MLRSLYSGISGLRAHQTMLDVTGNNIANVNTTGFKGSSTQFEDTLSQLTQGASGPQPATGGTNPAQIGLGVKVAAVTTNFTQGSAQTTGKATDMMISGDGFFITSRGGQQLYTRAGSFGFDAGGRLVGPDGGILQGWTADAAGVVNTGSPIGDVALSPTATIPAVATSQVGVDGNLPSDAAAGTSLERDIKVFDATGTARNLALTFTKTAGGWNVAAADADGATGAGSLAFTGGRQTAGGTLAVGGITVDLGAVTGYAGMTTVAATSQNGSSAGTLEAFTLGSDGSLIGSFSNGLKQTVGRIALAKFTNPSGLEKAGDSAYTVTANSGTAQIGQAGDPGFGTLAGGALEMSNVDLSQEFTNLIVAQRGFQANARIITTSDQVLQELVDLKR; encoded by the coding sequence ATGCTCCGCTCGCTCTACTCCGGCATCTCGGGCCTGCGCGCCCACCAGACCATGCTGGATGTCACCGGCAACAACATCGCCAACGTCAACACCACCGGCTTCAAGGGCTCCTCGACCCAGTTCGAGGACACGCTCTCCCAGCTCACCCAGGGCGCGAGCGGCCCGCAGCCGGCCACCGGCGGCACCAACCCCGCCCAGATCGGGCTCGGCGTGAAGGTCGCGGCCGTCACCACGAACTTCACCCAGGGCTCGGCCCAGACCACCGGCAAGGCCACGGACATGATGATCTCCGGGGACGGGTTCTTCATCACGAGCCGCGGCGGCCAGCAGCTCTACACCCGCGCGGGCTCGTTCGGCTTCGACGCCGGCGGCCGGCTCGTGGGGCCCGACGGCGGCATCCTCCAGGGCTGGACCGCGGACGCCGCGGGGGTGGTCAACACCGGCTCGCCCATCGGCGACGTCGCGCTCTCGCCGACCGCCACGATCCCCGCGGTCGCCACGAGCCAGGTCGGGGTGGACGGCAACCTGCCCTCCGACGCCGCGGCAGGCACCTCCCTCGAACGGGACATCAAGGTCTTCGACGCGACCGGCACCGCCCGGAACCTCGCGCTCACCTTCACCAAGACGGCCGGCGGGTGGAACGTCGCCGCGGCCGACGCCGACGGGGCCACCGGGGCGGGCTCCCTCGCCTTCACGGGCGGCAGGCAGACGGCGGGAGGGACGCTCGCCGTCGGCGGCATCACGGTGGACCTCGGGGCGGTGACCGGCTATGCGGGGATGACCACCGTGGCCGCCACGAGCCAGAACGGCTCCTCCGCCGGCACGCTCGAGGCGTTCACCCTCGGCTCGGACGGCTCCCTCATCGGCTCCTTCAGCAACGGCCTGAAGCAGACCGTCGGCCGGATCGCCCTGGCGAAGTTCACCAACCCCTCCGGGCTCGAGAAGGCCGGAGACTCCGCCTACACGGTCACCGCGAACTCGGGCACCGCCCAGATCGGCCAGGCCGGCGACCCGGGCTTCGGCACCCTGGCCGGGGGAGCGCTCGAGATGAGCAACGTGGACCTGTCCCAGGAGTTCACCAACCTCATCGTGGCCCAGCGCGGCTTCCAGGCCAACGCGCGCATCATCACCACCTCTGACCAGGTGCTCCAGGAGCTCGTGGACCTCAAGCGCTAA
- a CDS encoding C40 family peptidase: protein MSITEAMGRVAQIQTTIAGFDPTGAARTASSAPSSAQGGASAAATPQTGAAFAQTLAGFLAPASSDTAPISAADAGGPLAAAGSAGGVTGDQVAAAAQRYVGVPYVWGGTDPARGMDCSGFVQRVYQDLGISLPRVVHDQMTQGTPVASLADARPGDLLIDFGGEHVAIYLGNGKAIDAPEPGKTIQVRDAWEKYTGLTAIRRIVPDSGAAGAAGPAGVAGGSAPSGVAGLDASQLGYARTIVGEVRARGLPPQAAVNAISTALQESSLRMYWNPKVAGSQALAPDPSAVGADGYSVGLFQQQVNGAQFSWGSVADAMDPRASTRMFLDRLTAIPGWQGMSVTAADQAVQRSAYPEAYARWEPAARAVVAALYPGAA from the coding sequence ATGAGCATCACCGAGGCCATGGGCCGGGTGGCCCAGATCCAGACCACCATCGCGGGATTCGACCCGACGGGGGCCGCACGGACGGCGTCGTCCGCCCCCTCGAGCGCCCAGGGTGGCGCCAGCGCGGCGGCCACGCCCCAGACCGGCGCGGCCTTCGCCCAGACCCTCGCCGGCTTCCTCGCCCCCGCCTCCTCGGACACTGCCCCGATCTCCGCCGCTGACGCAGGCGGCCCCCTCGCCGCCGCCGGGAGCGCCGGCGGCGTCACGGGGGACCAGGTCGCGGCCGCGGCGCAGAGGTACGTGGGCGTGCCGTACGTGTGGGGCGGCACGGACCCGGCCCGGGGCATGGACTGCTCCGGATTCGTCCAGCGCGTCTACCAGGACCTCGGCATCTCCCTGCCGCGTGTGGTGCACGACCAGATGACCCAGGGCACGCCCGTCGCCTCCCTCGCCGACGCCAGGCCGGGCGACCTCCTCATCGACTTCGGCGGCGAGCACGTGGCCATCTACCTCGGCAACGGCAAGGCCATCGACGCGCCCGAGCCGGGCAAGACCATCCAGGTCCGCGACGCGTGGGAGAAGTACACGGGCCTCACGGCCATCCGGCGGATCGTCCCGGACAGCGGCGCCGCGGGCGCGGCCGGTCCGGCCGGCGTGGCTGGAGGATCCGCGCCTTCGGGCGTGGCCGGCCTCGACGCGTCCCAGCTCGGCTACGCCCGCACGATCGTGGGCGAGGTCCGGGCCCGGGGCCTGCCTCCCCAGGCCGCCGTCAACGCGATCTCCACCGCCCTGCAGGAGTCCTCGCTCAGGATGTACTGGAACCCCAAGGTCGCCGGGTCGCAGGCGCTCGCCCCCGACCCCTCCGCCGTGGGCGCCGACGGCTACTCCGTGGGCCTGTTCCAGCAGCAGGTCAACGGCGCGCAGTTCTCGTGGGGCAGCGTCGCGGACGCCATGGACCCGCGGGCCTCGACCCGGATGTTCCTGGACCGCCTCACCGCGATTCCCGGGTGGCAGGGCATGTCCGTCACCGCCGCGGACCAGGCGGTGCAGCGCTCCGCCTACCCCGAGGCCTACGCCAGGTGGGAACCCGCGGCCCGCGCGGTCGTCGCCGCGCTGTATCCCGGAGCCGCCTGA
- a CDS encoding motility protein A, producing the protein MDPSLIVGLVLAFGSVVAIVSMEGASVTALILPPPMILVFGATLAVGLAGNTLKDTLRAFRAVPRAAMGRPPKPQESIDKIIALAEKARAEGLLALEAEATDTKDPFLSRALQNVADGTDAEELRIMMEDEIGTKSRADHADAKFFAALGGYAPTMGIIGTVVSLTHVLENLSDPTSLGPMIASAFIATLWGLLSANFIWLPISARIARLSELEIERMTLIMEGILAVQGGAQPMLLADRLRAMVPEHHVKDRGRADAKEKMRAAA; encoded by the coding sequence ATGGACCCGTCACTCATCGTCGGACTCGTCCTCGCGTTCGGGTCCGTCGTCGCGATCGTGTCGATGGAGGGCGCGAGCGTCACCGCCCTCATCCTCCCCCCGCCCATGATCCTCGTCTTCGGCGCCACCCTCGCGGTGGGCCTGGCCGGCAACACCCTCAAGGACACCCTGCGCGCCTTCCGCGCCGTCCCGCGCGCAGCGATGGGCCGGCCCCCGAAGCCGCAGGAGAGCATCGACAAGATCATTGCCCTCGCCGAGAAGGCCCGCGCGGAGGGCCTCCTCGCGCTCGAGGCCGAGGCCACCGACACGAAGGACCCCTTCCTCTCCCGCGCCCTGCAGAACGTGGCCGACGGCACCGACGCCGAGGAACTGCGCATCATGATGGAGGACGAGATCGGCACGAAGTCCCGGGCCGACCACGCCGACGCCAAGTTCTTCGCCGCCCTCGGCGGCTACGCCCCCACCATGGGCATCATCGGCACGGTCGTCTCCCTCACCCACGTGCTCGAGAACCTCTCCGACCCCACCTCGCTGGGCCCCATGATCGCCAGTGCCTTCATCGCCACCCTCTGGGGCCTGCTCTCCGCCAACTTCATCTGGCTCCCCATCTCCGCCCGCATCGCCCGCCTGTCCGAGCTCGAGATCGAGCGCATGACGCTCATCATGGAGGGCATCCTCGCCGTGCAGGGCGGCGCCCAGCCCATGCTGCTCGCGGACCGCCTGCGGGCCATGGTCCCGGAGCACCACGTCAAGGACCGGGGGCGGGCGGACGCGAAGGAGAAGATGAGGGCCGCCGCGTGA
- a CDS encoding flagellar FlbD family protein, translated as MIAVTRLNGSRFAVNPDLIERVQENPDTTLVMVGGATYVVRESLAEIIGLIADYRALVLATARGLTVGQGQQLSLVRGTEENDPGPGATPLRPTQR; from the coding sequence ATGATCGCAGTCACCCGCCTCAACGGGTCACGCTTCGCAGTCAACCCCGACCTCATCGAGCGCGTGCAGGAGAACCCTGACACGACCCTCGTGATGGTCGGGGGCGCCACCTACGTGGTGCGGGAGAGCCTGGCCGAGATCATCGGGCTCATCGCGGACTACCGCGCCCTCGTGCTGGCCACGGCGCGCGGGCTCACGGTGGGCCAGGGGCAGCAGCTCAGCCTCGTGCGGGGGACAGAGGAGAACGATCCCGGCCCGGGGGCCACGCCCCTGCGCCCCACCCAGCGCTAG